The following is a genomic window from Strongyloides ratti genome assembly S_ratti_ED321, chromosome : 1.
GAAGAAAGAAAAGACGTGAgaataaaatgaaaagtaGATTCGAAGAAGCTAAGAAATTAGAAATGGTTCATGAGGGAGATTCAATGATGCTTTCTGATGATATTGACTTGTTTAGTTTGTCAAAAATTCGAAAGAAATTAGATCTTCAAAAAATTTCTGATGTCAATGTATCTATGCCAGATGTTGATAGTGATAAAGAGGATAACGACAGTGGTGTAATAGCTTCTggtgatgatgatgatgttCAGTATGCTTCAGGAGATGATGACGAAGATCTTGAGAATTATTCTTGGGAAACATTAGTTGGAAAAGAGCGTAGTAAGGAATCTGTGAAGGAAGAGGAAGAAGATGATCTTTCTGATAATGAATTATTACATACAGAAGAAAGTGGTCTTACAACAAATGAAAGAAAAGCAGTTCGTTCTGCTTCCTGGTTTAATAGAGATGGTATGACTGAACTTTTGGAGGTAgaagatgatgatgatgaggATGATGATATTGACGCTGTAGAAAAAGTAGCACCATTAAAAACTCCTGTTGTTGATTTTGAAAAATCTTCAAGAGGAAAAAGAAAACTTATGTTTGAGGATAAAGATGCATGGAGTGACGATGAAAAGGATACATTTGTCAAAGAGGAAGAAATATACAATAGTGAGGAGGAAACTAAACTATTTGGTGAAGATGACAGAATAGCCAAAAGATTAACAGATGATAATAAAGGACCAAAATCTAAAAAGGTCAAACTTACTCCACAACAATTAGCATTGGGTGAAGAACTTATCTATTCATCTAAAAAAAGATCACAATTAGAAGATTGGTCATGGAATAGATATACTAATAATGACACTGATCTTCCAGATTGGTTTGttaataatgaaaagaaACATTGTGTTAAGCCATTACCAGTAACCAAAGAACAAgtacaatattataaaaacaaagcTAAAGAGATAAATGTTCATACTATTAAGAAGGTTAATGAAGCTAAAGCACGTAAGAAACGTAGAATGGAAAGACGTATGGAAAAAGCTAAAAAACATGCTGAAAATATATTAGGAAATGAAACTTTAGAACATGCTGAAAAAATCAAAGAACTTCAGAAGACATATAAGAAGGCTATGAAGAAGGAACGTCGTCGTGTTCAATTATGTGTTATGACAAAAGGAAAACGTGGCAAAGTACATAGACCTCGTGGTCCATACAAATGTGTTGATGCTCGTTTGAAAAAGGATATGAGAGCAGAAAAAGTACGTAAGACACGTGAGAAAAAAATGGGAAAATCTAAGGTTAAGGTTAAAGTAAACAAGAAAcattaagaatattttattgttatgattttatttttgtt
Proteins encoded in this region:
- a CDS encoding pre-rRNA processing protein FTSJ3, giving the protein MGKKSKVGKQRKDKFYHLAKETGYRSRAAFKLLQLNKRFEFLQNSRALVDLCAAPGGWLQVASQTMPPSSICIGVDLDPIKPIKNCITFQGDITHESTRQRIRRELNTWLADTVIHDGAPNVGMNWIHDAFQQNCLVLMALKLATQVLKKNGYFVTKVFRSADHQALVGVFDKLFRAVHIWKPAASRLESAEIFMVCEGYKKPNKVPPELLDPKQVFKQIEEDLTGEALKNQIISRKSKKLKAVGYDVNNITQYNEVKLSDYLSSTDHILTIAKASKIVIDEPRWESDPLTTETIKDLIKDIKVLGPSELRVIFKWRRSILDKLAKEKKQNEESEHPHELTEEEKAELEKQEIDKQIEALVSEEKAADRRKKRRENKMKSRFEEAKKLEMVHEGDSMMLSDDIDLFSLSKIRKKLDLQKISDVNVSMPDVDSDKEDNDSGVIASGDDDDVQYASGDDDEDLENYSWETLVGKERSKESVKEEEEDDLSDNELLHTEESGLTTNERKAVRSASWFNRDGMTELLEVEDDDDEDDDIDAVEKVAPLKTPVVDFEKSSRGKRKLMFEDKDAWSDDEKDTFVKEEEIYNSEEETKLFGEDDRIAKRLTDDNKGPKSKKVKLTPQQLALGEELIYSSKKRSQLEDWSWNRYTNNDTDLPDWFVNNEKKHCVKPLPVTKEQVQYYKNKAKEINVHTIKKVNEAKARKKRRMERRMEKAKKHAENILGNETLEHAEKIKELQKTYKKAMKKERRRVQLCVMTKGKRGKVHRPRGPYKCVDARLKKDMRAEKVRKTREKKMGKSKVKVKVNKKH